Proteins from a single region of Shinella zoogloeoides:
- a CDS encoding UDP-N-acetylmuramoylalanyl-D-glutamyl-2,6-diaminopimelate--D-alanyl-D-alanine ligase: MNWLWSSADLIAAMHGRPIGNLPQGVTGISIDSRAIAPGEAFFAIKGDRVDGHDFASFAVANGAGLLVVSEGKLPALGRLVTPMIVVQDVLQALIDLGCAARDRTAARIIAVTGSVGKTTSKEMLRQALSPSGSVHASVASFNNHWGVPLTLARMPETTDYGIFEIGMNHADEIRPLVGMVRPHIAMITTIAPAHLGNFRNLEEIAAAKAEIFEGLVPGGHAILNRDNKQFAFLEGAAQAAGVSHIHTFGADPASEFRLLDFTSGPEGSLLRAAVGGQTLEVPMGAPGRHIAENAVAVLGAVHLAGGDIEKAMAGLATMEAEKGRGRRYRLAKDGGWFTLIDESYNANPASMRAAIALLHDAEPHGRGRRIAVLGDMLEMGEHSPAVHADLAEPLVSAAIGTVWLGGPDMAALRDALPEGIETDYRDTADALAVHALAAVQPGDVLVVKSSKGTGFSRIVAALLDKYPVFSEREHES, from the coding sequence TTGAACTGGCTCTGGAGCAGCGCTGACCTCATCGCCGCCATGCATGGCCGCCCCATCGGCAACCTGCCGCAGGGCGTGACCGGCATTTCCATCGACAGCCGCGCGATTGCGCCGGGCGAAGCCTTCTTCGCCATCAAGGGCGACCGGGTCGACGGCCACGATTTCGCGAGCTTCGCCGTCGCCAACGGGGCGGGCCTGCTGGTCGTGAGCGAGGGCAAGCTGCCGGCGCTCGGCCGCCTCGTCACGCCGATGATCGTGGTGCAGGATGTGCTGCAGGCGTTGATCGACCTCGGCTGCGCGGCGCGCGACCGCACGGCGGCGCGCATCATCGCCGTCACCGGCTCGGTCGGCAAGACGACGAGCAAGGAGATGCTGCGGCAGGCGCTGTCGCCTTCGGGCAGCGTGCATGCCTCCGTCGCCTCCTTCAACAACCATTGGGGCGTGCCGCTGACGCTCGCCCGCATGCCGGAGACCACCGACTACGGCATCTTCGAGATCGGCATGAACCATGCCGACGAGATTCGCCCGCTGGTCGGCATGGTGCGCCCGCATATCGCGATGATCACGACGATTGCGCCCGCCCATCTCGGCAATTTCCGCAATCTGGAGGAGATCGCCGCCGCCAAGGCCGAGATTTTCGAGGGGCTGGTGCCCGGCGGTCACGCGATCCTCAACCGGGACAACAAGCAGTTCGCCTTCCTCGAAGGGGCGGCGCAGGCGGCTGGCGTCTCGCATATCCATACTTTCGGGGCCGATCCCGCTTCCGAGTTTCGCCTGCTCGATTTCACGAGCGGCCCGGAGGGCAGCCTGCTGCGTGCCGCCGTCGGCGGGCAGACGCTGGAAGTGCCGATGGGCGCGCCCGGCCGGCATATCGCGGAAAACGCCGTCGCCGTGCTCGGCGCGGTGCATCTTGCCGGCGGCGATATCGAAAAGGCCATGGCCGGTCTTGCCACCATGGAAGCCGAGAAGGGCCGGGGACGGCGCTACCGGCTCGCCAAGGACGGCGGCTGGTTCACGCTGATCGACGAAAGCTACAATGCCAACCCGGCCTCGATGCGTGCGGCCATCGCGCTGCTGCACGATGCCGAGCCGCATGGCCGCGGCCGGCGCATCGCCGTGCTCGGCGATATGCTGGAAATGGGCGAGCATTCGCCGGCCGTCCATGCCGACCTTGCCGAACCGCTCGTTTCCGCCGCCATCGGCACGGTCTGGCTCGGCGGCCCGGACATGGCGGCGCTGCGCGATGCATTGCCCGAGGGGATCGAGACGGACTATCGCGACACGGCCGATGCGCTTGCGGTTCATGCGCTGGCGGCGGTGCAGCCGGGCGACGTCCTTGTCGTGAAGTCGTCCAAGGGCACGGGTTTCAGCCGCATCGTGGCTGCCCTGCTTGACAAATATCCGGTGTTCTCCGAGAGGGAACACGAGAGTTGA
- the mraY gene encoding phospho-N-acetylmuramoyl-pentapeptide-transferase — protein sequence MLLWLVELADTIQVFNLFRYITFRTGAALFTSATIVFLFGPMIISSLRIRQGKGQPIRADGPQTHFKKAGTPTMGGLMILAGIVGSALLWADLSNVYVVATLLVTLGFGAIGFYDDYLKVTKQTEKGFSGKARLGLEFLIAAIATYFMMRATLSAGAAGSTFGSSITFPFFKDVLVNLGIFFVLFGGFVIVAAGNAVNLTDGLDGLATVPVMISAAAFGLIAYLAGNAVFSNYLQIHFVPGTGELAVVLGAVIGAGLGFLWFNAPPAAIFMGDTGSLALGGLIGSVAVATKHEIVMAIIGGLFVMETLSVIIQVASFKLTGKRVFLMAPIHHHFEKKGWTESQVVIRFWIIAVVLALVGLSTLKLR from the coding sequence ATGCTGCTTTGGCTCGTCGAGCTGGCGGACACCATTCAGGTGTTCAACCTGTTCCGTTACATTACCTTCCGCACCGGCGCCGCGCTGTTCACCTCCGCGACCATCGTCTTCCTGTTCGGTCCGATGATCATTTCGTCGCTGCGCATCCGCCAGGGCAAGGGCCAGCCGATCCGCGCCGACGGACCGCAGACGCATTTCAAGAAGGCCGGCACGCCCACGATGGGCGGCCTGATGATCCTTGCCGGCATCGTCGGCAGCGCCTTACTCTGGGCCGATCTTTCGAATGTCTATGTGGTCGCGACGCTGCTCGTCACCCTCGGCTTCGGCGCCATCGGCTTCTACGACGACTACCTGAAGGTGACCAAGCAGACGGAAAAGGGCTTTTCCGGCAAGGCGCGCCTCGGTCTTGAATTCCTGATCGCCGCCATCGCCACCTATTTCATGATGCGCGCCACGCTTTCGGCAGGGGCCGCCGGCTCCACCTTCGGCTCCTCGATCACCTTCCCCTTCTTCAAGGACGTGCTGGTCAATCTCGGCATCTTCTTCGTGCTGTTCGGCGGCTTCGTCATCGTGGCGGCCGGCAATGCCGTGAACCTGACGGACGGCCTCGACGGTCTTGCCACCGTTCCGGTGATGATTTCGGCGGCGGCCTTCGGTCTCATCGCCTATCTCGCTGGTAACGCGGTCTTCTCCAACTACCTGCAGATCCATTTCGTGCCCGGCACGGGGGAGCTTGCGGTCGTGCTCGGCGCGGTCATCGGGGCCGGCCTCGGCTTCCTGTGGTTCAACGCGCCGCCCGCCGCCATCTTCATGGGCGACACGGGTTCGCTGGCGCTCGGCGGCCTGATCGGCTCCGTCGCGGTCGCCACCAAGCATGAGATCGTCATGGCGATCATCGGCGGTCTGTTCGTCATGGAAACGCTGTCGGTCATCATCCAGGTCGCCTCGTTCAAGCTCACCGGCAAGCGCGTCTTCCTGATGGCCCCCATCCACCACCACTTCGAGAAGAAGGGCTGGACGGAAAGCCAGGTCGTCATCCGCTTCTGGATCATCGCTGTCGTGCTGGCGCTGGTCGGCCTTTCCACGCTCAAGCTGCGGTAA
- a CDS encoding UDP-N-acetylmuramoyl-L-alanyl-D-glutamate--2,6-diaminopimelate ligase, whose amino-acid sequence MKISDLAGPQTNALGAAAAIDATGIASDSRKVKPGDLFVALSGTKADGSAFIADAVSRGAAAVVVAEGVKVETSAPVIAVAEPRRFLALAAAHFYGRQPETMVAVTGTAGKTSVASFTRQIWEHAGHAAAMIGTTGVVAPGRNDYGSLTTPDPVSLHALLAELADAGVTHAAMEASSHGLDQSRLDGVKLSAAAFTNLGRDHMDYHPTVEHYMASKMRLFDTLLEKGAPAVIYADDEWSGVAIDAARKAGLDVRTVGRKGDYLTLKRVEHFRHKQTAEIHVGGEIFEVHIPLAGDFQVANALVAAGLAMSTGVPAAIAMAALEKLIGASGRLELVGHAKNGALAYVDYAHKPDALENVLTSVRPFTTGRVIVVFGCGGDRDKGKRPIMGEIATRLADVVIVTDDNPRSEVPAVIRSEIMAAAKGATEIGDRAEAIRGAVGMLQSGDTLIVAGKGHEEGQTVGTVTLPFSDHAELRKALEELDR is encoded by the coding sequence ATGAAGATCAGTGACCTCGCCGGACCTCAAACCAATGCCCTGGGCGCAGCCGCCGCGATAGACGCGACCGGCATTGCCAGCGACAGCCGCAAGGTGAAGCCCGGCGATCTCTTCGTCGCTCTTTCCGGCACCAAGGCCGATGGCAGCGCCTTCATCGCCGATGCCGTCTCCCGTGGCGCCGCCGCTGTCGTCGTTGCCGAGGGCGTGAAGGTCGAGACCTCCGCGCCGGTCATCGCTGTCGCCGAGCCGCGCCGCTTCCTGGCGCTTGCCGCCGCGCATTTCTACGGTCGCCAGCCGGAAACCATGGTGGCCGTCACCGGCACCGCCGGCAAGACGTCCGTCGCCTCCTTCACCCGCCAGATATGGGAACATGCCGGCCACGCGGCCGCGATGATCGGCACGACCGGCGTCGTGGCCCCCGGCCGCAACGATTACGGTTCGCTGACGACGCCCGATCCGGTGTCGCTGCATGCGCTGCTGGCCGAGCTTGCCGATGCCGGCGTCACCCATGCCGCCATGGAGGCCTCCAGCCACGGCCTCGACCAGTCGCGCCTCGACGGCGTGAAGCTTTCCGCCGCCGCCTTCACCAATCTTGGCCGCGACCACATGGATTACCATCCGACGGTCGAGCACTACATGGCCTCCAAGATGCGGCTCTTCGATACGCTGCTGGAAAAGGGCGCCCCCGCCGTCATCTATGCCGATGACGAATGGTCGGGCGTGGCGATCGACGCGGCGCGCAAGGCCGGTCTCGACGTGCGCACGGTCGGTCGCAAGGGCGACTATCTTACGCTGAAGCGCGTCGAGCATTTCCGCCACAAGCAGACCGCCGAAATCCATGTCGGCGGCGAGATTTTCGAAGTTCACATTCCGCTGGCCGGCGATTTCCAGGTGGCCAATGCGCTGGTCGCGGCCGGTCTTGCCATGTCGACGGGCGTTCCCGCCGCCATTGCCATGGCCGCGCTGGAAAAGCTGATCGGCGCGTCCGGCCGCCTCGAACTGGTGGGCCATGCGAAGAACGGTGCGCTCGCCTATGTCGACTATGCGCACAAGCCGGATGCGCTGGAAAACGTGCTGACCTCCGTTCGTCCCTTCACGACGGGCCGCGTCATCGTGGTCTTCGGCTGCGGCGGCGACCGCGACAAGGGCAAGCGGCCGATCATGGGCGAGATCGCCACGCGGCTTGCCGATGTGGTGATCGTCACCGACGACAATCCGCGCTCGGAAGTGCCCGCTGTCATCCGCTCGGAAATCATGGCCGCCGCCAAAGGCGCGACCGAGATCGGCGACCGTGCCGAGGCGATCCGCGGGGCTGTCGGCATGCTGCAATCGGGCGATACGCTGATCGTCGCCGGCAAGGGGCATGAAGAGGGGCAGACGGTCGGCACCGTCACGCTGCCGTTCTCCGACCATGCGGAGCTGCGCAAGGCACTGGAGGAGTTGGACCGTTGA
- a CDS encoding peptidoglycan D,D-transpeptidase FtsI family protein, whose translation MSFLSRIMDLKSKAHFSAGGNNNRVAGNGQAFEGTRKRSGSQARSRVAVIICCFGVVYAVIGGRLVQYGMASPETVSSIGPADHLMASRPDIVDRNGEILATDIRTVSLYAEPHKIVDADEAVEMLATVMPDLDRRGTYRKLTSKSRFQWLKRQLTPKQQSRILALGIPGVGFRPEKRRFYPGGATASHIVGHVNIDNRGIAGMERYIDSQGLADLAAIGMTSDAKLEPVRLSIDLRVQAVVREVVKDGMEKYKAIAAGAVVLDVRTGEVLAMASYPDYDPNNPAEGAKEGWMNRMSNGTFEMGSTFKSFTTAMALDSGKVKLTDSFDARAPIRIGGFTIKDFHGKHRVLSVPEIFQYSSNIGTAKMADVVGIAAHKEFLTRLGLLTRLETELPEVKTPSQPREWKKINSITISFGHGVSTTPLQTAVAGAALINGGKLINPTFLPRTQEEADEIAKVVIGPKTVDSMRYLFKLNANDGSGRRSLVPGFNVGGKTGTANKVVGGRYSNTQNFNAFLSGFPIDDPKYVVLTFIDAPQTGEGGGRTAGLNAAPMVGEIIRRSAALLGVKPKFGEDGSALLVSY comes from the coding sequence TTCAGCGCCGGCGGCAACAACAACCGCGTCGCCGGCAACGGGCAGGCCTTCGAGGGCACGCGCAAGCGCTCCGGCTCGCAGGCCCGCAGCCGCGTCGCCGTCATCATCTGCTGCTTCGGCGTGGTCTATGCCGTCATCGGCGGGCGGCTCGTTCAGTATGGCATGGCCTCGCCCGAGACCGTTTCCTCCATCGGCCCGGCCGACCACCTGATGGCCTCGCGCCCGGATATCGTCGACCGCAACGGCGAAATCCTCGCCACGGACATCCGCACCGTCTCGCTCTATGCCGAGCCGCACAAGATCGTCGATGCGGACGAGGCCGTGGAAATGCTGGCGACCGTGATGCCGGACCTCGACCGTCGCGGCACCTATCGCAAGCTCACCTCCAAGTCGCGCTTCCAGTGGCTGAAGCGCCAGCTTACTCCTAAGCAGCAGAGCCGCATCCTCGCGCTCGGCATTCCCGGCGTCGGCTTCCGGCCGGAAAAGCGCCGCTTCTATCCGGGCGGCGCGACCGCTTCGCATATCGTCGGCCATGTCAATATCGACAACCGCGGCATTGCCGGCATGGAGCGCTACATCGACAGCCAGGGCCTCGCCGACCTTGCCGCCATCGGCATGACGAGCGACGCCAAGCTGGAGCCGGTGCGCCTTTCCATCGACCTGCGCGTGCAGGCCGTGGTGCGCGAGGTCGTCAAGGACGGCATGGAGAAGTACAAGGCGATCGCCGCCGGCGCGGTGGTGCTCGATGTACGCACGGGCGAAGTCCTCGCCATGGCCTCCTACCCGGATTATGACCCGAACAACCCGGCCGAAGGCGCCAAGGAAGGCTGGATGAACCGCATGTCGAACGGAACGTTCGAAATGGGCTCCACCTTCAAGAGCTTCACGACGGCCATGGCGCTCGATTCGGGCAAGGTGAAGCTGACCGACAGCTTCGACGCCCGCGCGCCCATCCGCATCGGCGGCTTCACAATCAAGGACTTCCACGGTAAGCACCGCGTTCTGTCCGTGCCGGAAATCTTCCAGTATTCCTCCAACATCGGCACGGCCAAGATGGCCGACGTCGTCGGCATCGCGGCGCACAAGGAGTTCCTGACACGCCTTGGCCTCCTGACGCGCCTGGAGACCGAGCTGCCGGAAGTGAAGACCCCGAGCCAGCCGCGCGAATGGAAGAAGATCAACTCGATCACCATCTCCTTCGGCCACGGCGTTTCCACGACGCCGCTGCAGACGGCGGTGGCGGGCGCGGCCCTCATCAACGGCGGCAAGCTCATCAACCCCACCTTCCTGCCGCGCACGCAGGAAGAGGCGGACGAGATCGCGAAGGTCGTCATCGGCCCCAAGACGGTCGACAGCATGCGCTACCTCTTCAAGCTCAACGCGAACGACGGTTCCGGCCGGCGCTCGCTGGTGCCGGGCTTCAATGTGGGCGGCAAGACGGGCACGGCCAACAAGGTCGTGGGCGGGCGCTATTCCAACACGCAGAACTTCAACGCCTTCCTGTCCGGCTTCCCGATCGACGACCCGAAATACGTGGTGCTGACCTTCATCGACGCGCCGCAGACGGGCGAGGGCGGGGGCCGAACCGCCGGCCTCAATGCCGCGCCGATGGTGGGCGAGATCATCCGCCGTTCCGCCGCGCTTCTCGGTGTAAAGCCGAAATTTGGTGAGGACGGGTCTGCCTTGCTTGTGTCTTATTGA